One Halorientalis litorea DNA segment encodes these proteins:
- a CDS encoding alcohol dehydrogenase catalytic domain-containing protein: protein MRVAAFTELTGPDGVTVIERENPQPGPGEAVVDVEACSINRHDLWILQGDSVSVDTDALPFVSGLDVAGVVRAAGDGVTSVEEGDRVVLFPGETCGRCRFCREGPENRCESFSLFHGGLAEQACVDADRLVALPDSVDTTTAAALPTAYLTAYRMLQKANVGPTDLVFVPGVTGGVGVASVQLARVFGADTVGTSSSRTKLDRTVDLGLDHAVRGTDPDALRGDVEAVGTPDAVLNHLGGDYTELGLDVLRRGGRMVVCGRTAGKRSEFDVGDLFLGHKEILGSTMGTQRDLEILVELVADGELTPEIADTYPLAETGAAFEAMENRTTVGKLVVTNGSEDK, encoded by the coding sequence ATGCGCGTTGCTGCGTTCACCGAACTGACCGGCCCAGACGGCGTCACGGTTATCGAGCGAGAGAATCCCCAACCCGGTCCCGGTGAGGCCGTGGTGGACGTCGAGGCGTGTTCCATCAACCGACACGACCTCTGGATTCTGCAGGGTGACTCGGTGTCCGTCGACACCGACGCCCTCCCGTTCGTGAGCGGACTCGACGTGGCTGGGGTCGTCCGTGCCGCCGGTGACGGCGTGACCAGCGTCGAAGAGGGTGACAGGGTCGTCCTCTTTCCGGGCGAAACCTGCGGTCGCTGTCGGTTCTGTCGCGAGGGACCGGAGAACCGCTGTGAGTCGTTCTCCCTCTTCCACGGTGGCCTAGCGGAGCAGGCGTGTGTCGATGCGGACCGTCTCGTCGCTCTCCCCGACTCGGTCGACACGACGACTGCCGCCGCCCTCCCCACCGCCTACCTGACCGCGTATCGGATGCTACAGAAAGCGAACGTCGGCCCGACGGACCTCGTTTTCGTGCCGGGTGTGACCGGCGGCGTCGGTGTCGCGAGCGTCCAACTCGCCCGCGTGTTCGGTGCCGACACCGTCGGGACCTCCTCGTCACGGACGAAACTCGACCGGACGGTGGATTTGGGCCTCGACCACGCCGTCCGCGGGACCGACCCCGACGCCCTCAGAGGCGACGTCGAGGCTGTCGGGACGCCGGACGCAGTGCTGAACCACCTCGGTGGCGACTACACCGAACTCGGGTTGGACGTGCTCCGTCGCGGTGGTCGGATGGTCGTCTGTGGTCGGACGGCCGGGAAGCGGTCCGAGTTCGACGTCGGGGACCTGTTCCTCGGGCACAAAGAGATTCTCGGGAGCACGATGGGCACACAGCGAGACCTCGAAATCCTCGTCGAACTCGTCGCCGACGGCGAGTTGACCCCCGAAATCGCCGACACGTATCCGCTCGCCGAAACCGGTGCTGCCTTCGAAGCGATGGAGAACCGCACGACAGTCGGGAAACTCGTCGTCACGAACGGGAGCGAGGACAAATAA
- a CDS encoding hydantoinase/oxoprolinase family protein produces MDAEVSIGVDVGGTFTDVVLLVGDDRTTAKVPTTEDQSEGVLAGVETACAAADCPAAAVDSFRHAMTVSVNALLEGTGARTALVTTEGFADVLEIGRQDRPALYDLDAEKPDPLVPRERRFEVRERATPEGVETVPDEGAVREIAEDVAASDAESVAVSFLHAYAAPDNERTVAATLRETLDVPVTTSHDVLATFREYERTATTVAEAYVTPAIADYLGRLQSRATDRGLPAPRVMQSNGGIADAGTVSDHAAATVLSGPAAGVVGASRVAGPAVEEAGLVTLDMGGTSTDVSLVRDGDVARTTDADVGGHPVRIPMVDIETVGAGGGSVAWVDEGGALRVGPQSAGADPGPACYGKGGTDPTVTDAALALGYLGPDTTLGDGLTLDSDAATEALATLAAEAGLDGPTAAARGVYRIANATMTRAIRGVTVERGHDPRTFALAAFGGAGPMHAAALAARLDVERVVVPPAEGVLSALGLLAADERHDAVRTRRTAVAEADATAVEDTYAALAEEVLAETTAPDAATVARAADCRYAGQSFELSVPVPDPFDADTVRARFHDAHERVRGYRMEGEPVTLVTLRATATVPGERPTLPHDPTGDPRTGTREAVFTTSDGTDERDTRRHETPVYDRERVPPGASYDGPAIFEGGESTVVLPPAWAASVTDEGALVLEADR; encoded by the coding sequence ATGGACGCGGAGGTATCGATCGGGGTCGACGTCGGCGGCACCTTCACCGACGTGGTGTTGCTCGTCGGTGACGACCGGACGACGGCCAAGGTTCCGACGACCGAGGACCAAAGCGAGGGCGTCCTCGCGGGCGTCGAGACTGCCTGTGCGGCCGCCGACTGCCCGGCGGCGGCGGTAGACAGTTTTCGCCACGCGATGACCGTCTCGGTGAACGCACTACTGGAGGGGACGGGCGCGCGGACGGCACTCGTCACCACCGAGGGCTTCGCCGACGTGCTCGAAATCGGGCGACAGGACCGCCCCGCGCTGTACGACTTGGACGCCGAGAAACCGGACCCGCTGGTGCCCCGTGAGCGACGGTTCGAGGTGCGAGAGCGAGCGACGCCCGAGGGCGTCGAGACAGTGCCCGACGAGGGGGCCGTCCGAGAAATTGCCGAGGACGTGGCGGCGAGCGACGCCGAGAGCGTCGCCGTCTCGTTCCTGCACGCCTACGCCGCCCCCGACAACGAGCGGACCGTCGCCGCGACGCTCCGGGAGACACTCGACGTACCAGTGACGACTTCCCACGACGTGTTGGCGACCTTCCGCGAGTACGAGCGCACGGCCACTACCGTCGCGGAGGCCTACGTCACACCCGCAATCGCCGACTACCTCGGTCGCCTCCAGTCGCGGGCGACAGACCGGGGCCTGCCCGCGCCGCGGGTGATGCAGTCGAACGGCGGCATCGCCGACGCTGGAACCGTCAGCGACCACGCCGCGGCGACGGTGCTGTCCGGGCCGGCCGCGGGCGTCGTCGGCGCGTCGCGCGTCGCCGGGCCTGCCGTCGAGGAAGCCGGCCTCGTCACGCTCGACATGGGTGGCACGTCCACGGACGTGAGCCTCGTCCGCGACGGCGACGTGGCGCGTACGACGGACGCCGACGTGGGCGGGCACCCGGTCAGGATACCCATGGTCGACATCGAGACGGTCGGTGCGGGCGGTGGCTCCGTCGCGTGGGTCGACGAGGGCGGCGCGCTCCGCGTCGGCCCGCAGTCGGCGGGAGCCGACCCCGGCCCCGCCTGCTACGGGAAGGGCGGGACGGACCCGACGGTCACCGACGCGGCACTCGCGCTGGGCTATCTCGGCCCCGACACGACGCTCGGCGACGGCCTCACGCTCGACTCCGACGCCGCCACGGAGGCTCTCGCTACCCTCGCCGCCGAGGCCGGACTGGACGGCCCGACGGCCGCCGCCCGGGGCGTCTACCGGATCGCCAACGCGACGATGACGCGGGCCATCCGTGGCGTGACCGTCGAGCGCGGGCACGACCCGCGGACGTTCGCGCTGGCGGCCTTCGGCGGTGCCGGCCCGATGCACGCCGCCGCCCTCGCCGCCCGACTCGACGTCGAGCGCGTCGTCGTCCCGCCCGCAGAGGGCGTCCTCTCGGCACTCGGCCTGCTGGCGGCCGACGAACGCCACGACGCCGTCCGCACCCGGCGGACCGCCGTCGCCGAGGCGGACGCCACGGCCGTCGAGGACACCTACGCCGCCCTCGCTGAGGAGGTGCTCGCGGAGACGACGGCCCCCGACGCGGCCACTGTCGCCCGGGCCGCGGACTGTCGGTACGCCGGCCAGAGTTTCGAGTTGTCCGTCCCGGTCCCCGACCCGTTCGACGCCGACACCGTGCGTGCCCGCTTCCACGACGCTCACGAACGCGTTCGCGGCTACCGGATGGAGGGCGAACCAGTGACGCTCGTCACCCTCCGCGCGACGGCGACGGTTCCAGGCGAGCGGCCGACCCTCCCACACGACCCCACCGGCGACCCGCGGACGGGGACGCGCGAGGCCGTTTTCACGACGAGCGATGGGACGGACGAACGCGACACACGCCGCCACGAAACGCCTGTGTACGACCGCGAGCGGGTCCCACCGGGTGCATCCTACGACGGCCCCGCAATCTTCGAGGGCGGGGAGAGCACCGTCGTCCTCCCCCCGGCGTGGGCCGCGAGCGTAACGGACGAGGGGGCACTCGTGTTGGAGGCTGACCGATGA
- a CDS encoding helix-turn-helix transcriptional regulator yields MPTVHVPMATPLQHARSSPLVVAVAVVLSLAVTVGSVPVGATALASLAVTGPGVVDGGDSPAVASWQSATVTVSLADADEPRDLCLHLNTSERQRPLGCRSLADTAGGTATVSVEQWPVNQSGTVTLVAVTAGANGTLDRTERPLLVLAPGDDYDDDGRPNRAERTGETDPMLADTDGDGLEDGPEVDAYGTDPTARDTDGDDLADDLEVREYGTDPTARDTDGDGLPDGDEVTMYETDPTRADTDGDGLEDGTEVDRTGTDPARADTDGDGLEDGPEVNAYETDPTRADTDGDGVDDGAEVNQHGTDPTRADTDGDGFDDGAEVHQYGTDPTRANTAPEEGGGWLILPVVPVQGPVGPLLLGTVLSGVVAVLTVVAVRAWRERAARDTADADPHRPGRTRSDAPHSDAERVRRLLDANDGRLPQSEIVARTDWSKSKVSRVLSSMAEDGDVRKIRVGRENLVARPGDEPEHAKRVFGE; encoded by the coding sequence ATGCCGACAGTACACGTCCCGATGGCCACTCCGCTACAGCACGCACGTTCGAGTCCCCTCGTCGTCGCAGTCGCCGTGGTCCTGTCGCTCGCGGTCACCGTCGGCAGCGTCCCGGTAGGTGCTACCGCCCTCGCGTCTCTCGCCGTCACCGGCCCGGGCGTCGTCGACGGCGGCGACTCGCCTGCCGTCGCGTCGTGGCAATCCGCGACCGTCACCGTCTCTCTCGCGGACGCGGACGAACCGCGGGACCTGTGCCTCCACCTCAACACGAGCGAACGACAGCGACCGCTCGGGTGCCGTTCGCTCGCTGACACCGCCGGCGGTACGGCGACAGTGTCCGTCGAGCAGTGGCCGGTGAACCAGTCGGGGACGGTGACGCTCGTCGCCGTCACGGCGGGTGCGAACGGGACGCTCGACCGTACCGAGCGGCCCCTCCTCGTCCTCGCACCCGGGGACGACTACGACGACGACGGCCGTCCCAACCGGGCGGAACGTACAGGCGAGACCGACCCGATGCTGGCGGACACGGACGGCGATGGTCTCGAAGACGGCCCGGAAGTCGATGCCTACGGGACGGACCCCACCGCGAGAGACACGGACGGGGACGACCTCGCGGACGACCTCGAAGTCCGGGAGTACGGGACGGACCCAACCGCGAGAGACACGGACGGGGACGGCCTCCCGGACGGGGACGAAGTCACGATGTACGAGACGGACCCGACGCGGGCGGATACGGACGGGGACGGCCTCGAAGACGGGACAGAGGTCGACCGGACGGGGACTGACCCGGCGCGGGCAGACACGGACGGGGACGGCCTCGAAGACGGCCCGGAGGTCAACGCCTACGAGACGGACCCGACGCGGGCGGACACGGACGGTGACGGCGTCGACGACGGTGCCGAAGTGAACCAGCACGGGACGGACCCGACGCGGGCGGACACGGACGGGGACGGCTTCGACGACGGGGCGGAGGTACACCAGTACGGCACCGACCCGACGCGGGCCAACACCGCGCCGGAAGAGGGGGGAGGGTGGCTTATTCTCCCCGTCGTCCCGGTCCAGGGACCGGTCGGTCCTCTCCTTCTGGGGACCGTGCTGTCGGGTGTCGTGGCGGTGTTGACCGTGGTCGCCGTCCGGGCGTGGCGGGAACGGGCGGCGAGGGACACCGCCGACGCGGACCCGCACCGTCCGGGACGGACGCGCTCCGACGCACCCCACTCCGACGCCGAACGGGTCCGCCGTCTCCTCGACGCGAACGACGGCCGACTGCCCCAGTCCGAAATCGTCGCCCGGACAGACTGGTCGAAGTCGAAGGTGAGCCGCGTCCTCTCCTCGATGGCCGAGGACGGCGACGTGCGCAAGATACGCGTCGGCCGGGAGAACCTCGTTGCCCGTCCCGGAGACGAACCCGAACACGCAAAGCGCGTGTTCGGGGAGTGA
- a CDS encoding twin-arginine translocation signal domain-containing protein, whose product MQDRISRRRALAGLAAAGALAVAGCGSPDGEGTPGGAEESPMDGEETPGDAEESPTDDGGVGSPR is encoded by the coding sequence ATGCAAGACCGAATCAGCAGACGACGCGCGCTTGCAGGACTCGCCGCCGCCGGTGCCCTCGCGGTCGCTGGCTGTGGCTCACCGGACGGCGAGGGTACCCCCGGCGGTGCCGAAGAGTCGCCGATGGACGGCGAGGAAACACCCGGCGATGCCGAGGAATCCCCCACGGACGACGGCGGCGTCGGGTCCCCGAGGTGA
- a CDS encoding ABC transporter ATP-binding protein: MPSTDVAAAIEARELRKTYRSETALSGVSLSIPTGTVYGFLGPNGAGKTTTMRLLTGLSTPTAGAARICGVPVDDRRALVPHVGYLPEEPPLYEEFTAREQLEYVADLRDIPDGTATERVDTYLDRFELADDAGRRVSTYSKGMRQKTAFIQSVLHDPDVLFLDEPTSGLDPRAARRIRESIAEFADAGTTVFLSTHILPVVEEVADTVGVLFGGELVAEGTPDKVKTRAETESASTLEDAFLAVTDSVESGADE, from the coding sequence ATGCCCTCCACAGACGTGGCCGCCGCTATCGAAGCGCGCGAGTTGCGAAAGACCTACCGCTCGGAAACGGCACTTTCCGGCGTCTCCTTGTCCATTCCGACGGGAACGGTGTACGGTTTCCTCGGGCCGAACGGGGCCGGGAAGACCACCACGATGCGGCTCCTGACGGGTCTCTCGACGCCTACCGCCGGTGCAGCCCGCATCTGTGGCGTCCCCGTCGACGACCGGCGCGCGCTGGTCCCCCACGTCGGCTACCTCCCCGAGGAACCGCCGCTGTACGAGGAGTTTACTGCCCGCGAACAACTCGAGTACGTCGCCGACCTTCGGGACATCCCTGACGGGACGGCCACGGAGCGCGTCGACACGTACCTCGACCGCTTCGAGTTGGCCGACGACGCCGGGCGGCGCGTCAGCACGTACTCCAAGGGAATGCGCCAGAAGACGGCATTCATCCAGAGTGTCCTCCATGACCCCGACGTGCTCTTTCTAGATGAGCCGACCAGCGGGCTGGACCCGCGGGCCGCCCGACGCATCCGTGAGTCCATCGCCGAGTTCGCCGACGCCGGCACGACCGTCTTCCTCTCGACGCACATCCTCCCCGTCGTGGAGGAGGTAGCCGACACCGTCGGCGTGCTCTTCGGCGGCGAACTCGTCGCCGAGGGGACGCCCGACAAGGTGAAGACCCGCGCCGAAACCGAGTCTGCGAGCACGCTCGAAGACGCCTTCCTCGCCGTCACCGACAGCGTCGAGTCCGGAGCCGACGAATGA
- a CDS encoding YqaA family protein codes for MDVLRQAVETATGWVGLAIVAIYSFLIAIVLPLPSETVLAAPIDILPAYALNVGLIMLVSGLGKAAGSVIAFQLGQGVKKSGPVMRGFERLGFDVEAWARNTTAQLTNQYGYAGLAVALSVPFFPDTVSIYAFSVFGDDTRRFAFATFVGSVGRLVVTVAVVQGVLVVW; via the coding sequence ATGGACGTCCTCCGGCAGGCCGTCGAGACGGCGACCGGCTGGGTCGGACTCGCCATCGTGGCAATCTACTCGTTTCTCATTGCTATCGTTCTCCCGCTCCCGAGCGAGACGGTGCTCGCCGCGCCAATCGACATCCTCCCCGCGTACGCTCTCAACGTTGGCCTCATCATGCTCGTCAGCGGCCTCGGCAAAGCCGCTGGGAGCGTCATCGCCTTCCAGCTCGGCCAAGGGGTCAAAAAATCCGGGCCGGTGATGCGCGGGTTCGAGCGGCTCGGATTCGATGTCGAGGCGTGGGCACGCAACACCACCGCCCAGCTGACGAACCAGTACGGCTACGCCGGCCTCGCTGTCGCCCTCTCTGTCCCCTTCTTCCCCGATACCGTCTCCATCTACGCGTTCTCCGTGTTCGGCGACGACACCCGTCGCTTCGCCTTCGCAACCTTCGTGGGTAGCGTCGGCCGGCTGGTCGTGACGGTCGCCGTCGTTCAGGGCGTCCTCGTCGTCTGGTGA
- a CDS encoding type II/IV secretion system ATPase subunit, with the protein MLSEQASVPAPVPPDDADAWYAPDVCAQDELHPGVVATVRETPDAFAYEVREPSLTVAGATALDRVQEHFADTGPDRPVTREGAVERMTDGFSPKARRVVDRLVECTPTQRRRVDYHALADLRCLGELTPYALDERIDVADTARDRLVVHTEDYAPAVTALPSDPEHLKRFASERIERHTVPFHGFDIPVVIYRENVLGADPFTTKYAVQEPDLLPGDEELIADCKERVWETSVDGVVEDAAAFVEERARELLSRQLTAHNTRAWLDSLAYRVRSALAAYDLAVPPVDRRFTDDRLSDLVYYVLRDYVGHGKLTVPIRDPTLEDVEANRVGERVKVVPRADVGHNERIPTNLTFEDEETFVNVVTQLAAADGTELNASTPSAKVNLRPEGVTETIRCAVALPTISEDGPHISIRKQAPDVLTPVDLLDSDSISTELVALLWLLYEHHGVVLFSGPTGVGKTTLMNAHMPFVRYDDRPISIDEGSREVQLPHETGVSLTTRDHENEYKRVSMSDLMTEANYLNPDVEVIAEINTPASFETFAESLNTGHGIIGTTHAEDVQTLVNRVVEQGLPPYLMQEIDLVVFPRQVDGDRYVGRVVELLDEHAFRDLDRSDEGCGSIRKDGTTVHWNRVAARDHDGTYRFAYDHPQMGDDERSLRTRVFHRIAERADKPVEAVEAEFHRKRRYVKYLEREGMDDFEELFGFLADLQTDEAATVERASRAVGTTGGDEGLEARPDQTPESDGGSTSGDD; encoded by the coding sequence ATGCTCAGCGAACAGGCGAGCGTTCCGGCCCCGGTTCCACCGGACGACGCCGATGCGTGGTACGCCCCCGACGTGTGCGCACAGGACGAACTCCACCCGGGCGTCGTCGCGACGGTCCGGGAGACGCCCGACGCGTTCGCGTACGAGGTTCGCGAGCCGTCGCTCACCGTCGCGGGTGCGACGGCACTCGACCGGGTCCAGGAACACTTCGCCGACACCGGCCCCGACCGGCCAGTGACTCGGGAGGGGGCGGTCGAGCGGATGACCGACGGGTTCTCGCCGAAGGCACGGCGCGTCGTGGACCGGTTGGTCGAGTGTACCCCCACACAGCGGCGACGCGTCGACTACCACGCGCTCGCCGACCTGCGCTGTCTCGGTGAGTTGACGCCGTACGCGCTCGACGAGCGCATCGACGTGGCCGACACCGCGCGGGACCGGTTGGTCGTCCACACCGAGGACTACGCCCCGGCGGTGACGGCACTGCCCTCGGACCCCGAGCATCTGAAACGCTTCGCTAGCGAACGCATCGAACGCCACACGGTCCCGTTCCACGGCTTCGATATTCCCGTGGTCATCTACCGAGAGAACGTCCTCGGGGCGGACCCGTTCACGACGAAGTACGCCGTCCAAGAGCCGGACCTGCTCCCCGGCGACGAGGAACTCATCGCGGACTGCAAGGAGCGTGTCTGGGAGACGAGCGTCGACGGCGTCGTCGAGGACGCCGCGGCCTTCGTCGAGGAACGCGCCCGTGAGTTGCTCTCCCGGCAATTGACCGCACACAACACGCGGGCGTGGCTGGACTCGCTCGCCTATCGGGTGCGGTCCGCGCTGGCGGCGTACGACCTCGCCGTCCCACCGGTGGACCGGCGATTCACCGACGACCGGCTCTCGGATTTGGTGTACTACGTCCTCCGCGATTACGTGGGCCACGGGAAACTCACGGTGCCGATTCGGGACCCGACGCTCGAAGACGTGGAGGCCAACCGTGTCGGCGAGCGCGTGAAGGTCGTTCCCCGCGCCGACGTGGGCCACAACGAGCGGATTCCGACCAACCTCACCTTCGAGGACGAGGAGACGTTCGTCAACGTCGTCACGCAACTGGCGGCGGCGGACGGCACGGAGTTGAACGCCAGCACGCCGAGCGCGAAGGTGAACCTCCGACCGGAAGGCGTCACGGAGACGATTCGGTGTGCCGTCGCCCTGCCGACCATCAGCGAGGACGGCCCGCACATCTCCATCCGCAAACAGGCACCGGACGTGCTGACGCCGGTGGACTTGCTCGACAGCGACAGCATCTCGACGGAGTTGGTCGCGTTGCTGTGGCTCCTGTACGAACACCACGGCGTCGTCCTCTTTTCGGGACCGACGGGCGTCGGCAAGACGACGCTGATGAACGCCCACATGCCGTTCGTCCGGTACGACGACCGGCCCATCAGCATCGACGAGGGGTCCCGTGAGGTGCAACTTCCCCACGAGACGGGCGTCTCGCTCACCACCCGTGACCACGAGAACGAGTACAAGCGCGTCTCGATGTCGGACCTGATGACCGAAGCGAACTACCTCAACCCGGACGTGGAGGTCATCGCGGAGATCAACACACCGGCCTCCTTCGAGACGTTCGCGGAGAGCCTGAACACCGGCCACGGCATCATCGGGACGACGCACGCCGAGGACGTACAGACGCTGGTCAACAGGGTCGTCGAGCAGGGACTCCCACCGTACCTGATGCAGGAGATAGACCTCGTCGTGTTCCCGCGACAGGTCGACGGCGACCGCTACGTCGGCCGGGTGGTCGAACTGCTCGACGAACACGCGTTCCGTGACCTCGACCGCTCGGACGAGGGCTGTGGGTCCATCCGCAAGGACGGGACGACGGTCCACTGGAACCGGGTGGCAGCGCGTGACCACGACGGCACCTATCGTTTCGCCTACGACCATCCACAGATGGGCGACGACGAGCGGTCCCTGCGAACACGCGTGTTCCACCGCATCGCCGAGCGCGCCGACAAACCGGTCGAGGCGGTCGAAGCCGAGTTCCACCGGAAGCGTCGGTACGTCAAGTACCTCGAACGGGAGGGCATGGACGACTTCGAGGAACTGTTCGGGTTCCTCGCCGACTTACAGACCGACGAAGCCGCCACAGTCGAGCGCGCGAGTCGGGCCGTCGGTACGACCGGTGGCGACGAGGGACTCGAAGCTAGGCCCGACCAGACGCCCGAATCAGACGGAGGGTCCACCAGTGGCGACGACTGA
- a CDS encoding RNA-guided endonuclease InsQ/TnpB family protein has protein sequence MLETTRTYVARITNHSQVRDDLDQCGFAASKLWNVGRYYIQQRWDDDGEIPDEAELKSELKDHERYSDLHSQSSQRVLEELAEAFTGWYNSDDGNNPPGYRKRGDDHPRSTVTWKQKGIKHDDKHGQLRLSKGFNLKENRSDYILAEYETRPDVQVENIQQVRAVWNGNRWELHLVCKKEIPVEDAPGEKTAGIDLGISNYLAIDYGDGPSELYPGNVLKEDKHYFTREEYQTEGENGPSKRARKARRKLSRRKDHFLHTLSKHIIERCVEEGVEKIAVGDLSEIREDDDGGSRDWGASGNKKLHGWEFDRFARLLEYKAEEHGILVDRVDEENTSKTCSCCGQIRDSNRVERGLYVCSSCETTMNADVNGAVNIRRKITQSPPTGDMSNGWLAQPGVYLFDRESGRFTPREQGDCKP, from the coding sequence ATGCTGGAGACGACCCGCACCTACGTCGCACGCATCACGAACCACAGTCAGGTTCGTGACGACCTCGACCAGTGCGGGTTTGCCGCATCGAAACTGTGGAACGTCGGTCGCTACTATATCCAACAACGGTGGGATGACGATGGCGAAATACCCGACGAAGCCGAACTGAAATCGGAGTTGAAAGACCACGAACGCTACAGTGACCTCCATTCTCAGTCAAGTCAGCGAGTTCTCGAAGAACTTGCTGAGGCGTTCACGGGCTGGTACAACTCCGACGACGGCAACAACCCACCGGGCTACCGGAAACGTGGCGATGACCATCCACGCTCGACCGTGACGTGGAAACAGAAGGGCATCAAACACGACGACAAGCACGGCCAACTCCGGCTCTCAAAAGGCTTCAACCTGAAAGAGAATCGATCTGACTACATCCTCGCGGAGTACGAAACCCGCCCCGACGTACAGGTGGAGAACATCCAACAGGTGCGTGCCGTCTGGAACGGCAACCGCTGGGAACTGCACCTCGTCTGCAAGAAGGAAATTCCCGTCGAGGACGCCCCCGGCGAGAAGACGGCGGGTATCGACCTCGGCATTAGTAACTACCTCGCCATCGACTACGGGGACGGTCCCTCGGAGTTGTATCCGGGGAATGTGCTGAAAGAGGACAAGCACTACTTCACCCGCGAGGAGTACCAGACCGAAGGCGAGAACGGCCCAAGCAAGCGTGCGCGAAAGGCTCGTCGGAAACTCTCCCGGCGCAAAGACCACTTCCTCCACACGCTCTCGAAACACATCATTGAGCGGTGTGTCGAAGAAGGCGTGGAGAAGATAGCAGTTGGCGACCTCAGTGAGATTCGAGAGGACGACGACGGCGGGTCACGGGACTGGGGAGCGTCGGGGAACAAGAAGTTGCACGGCTGGGAGTTCGACCGATTCGCCCGTCTGCTTGAATACAAAGCCGAGGAACACGGTATCCTCGTTGACCGCGTTGACGAGGAGAACACCTCTAAGACGTGTTCGTGTTGCGGGCAGATTCGAGATAGCAACCGTGTGGAGCGTGGTCTGTACGTTTGTTCGTCGTGCGAGACGACGATGAACGCAGACGTGAACGGAGCGGTGAACATCCGACGAAAGATAACTCAGAGTCCCCCAACCGGGGATATGAGTAACGGCTGGTTGGCACAGCCCGGAGTCTACCTGTTCGACCGCGAGAGCGGACGGTTCACACCGAGAGAACAGGGAGACTGCAAACCCTAA
- a CDS encoding YbhB/YbcL family Raf kinase inhibitor-like protein: MTNWNVDSGRRRVVAALGAVLTGAGCVDRESTDRTTPAFETNSPAFASGEDYPVRFTCDGEGVSPPVSVERVPGPVETLAVTARTVGGPFANPLFWTLWNVPTTTETIPAGLPREPTVATLDGARQGASPGGDPGYDPPCPRPGERSEIWVETYALDRRLSLEGGVAHDDALDTIQRQAVTSNRITIGYTRPGR, translated from the coding sequence ATGACGAACTGGAACGTGGACTCGGGACGGCGGCGGGTCGTGGCGGCCCTCGGAGCGGTGCTTACCGGCGCGGGCTGTGTGGACAGGGAGTCGACCGATAGAACGACACCGGCGTTCGAGACGAACAGCCCGGCCTTCGCATCCGGCGAGGACTACCCGGTGCGGTTCACCTGCGATGGCGAGGGCGTCTCCCCGCCGGTCAGTGTCGAGCGCGTTCCCGGCCCCGTCGAGACACTCGCGGTCACTGCCCGCACCGTCGGCGGCCCGTTCGCCAATCCCCTCTTCTGGACCCTCTGGAACGTCCCGACAACGACGGAGACGATACCAGCGGGATTGCCGCGTGAGCCGACCGTCGCCACCCTCGACGGCGCGCGGCAGGGAGCCAGTCCGGGTGGCGACCCCGGCTACGACCCACCCTGTCCGCGGCCGGGCGAACGCTCGGAAATTTGGGTGGAGACCTACGCACTTGACCGCCGGCTGTCGCTCGAGGGCGGGGTAGCACACGACGACGCACTCGACACTATCCAGCGCCAGGCGGTGACCAGTAACCGCATCACTATCGGGTACACGCGGCCGGGGAGATGA